The genomic region CGCCGCGCTCTTTGCCCATGAAGTGCAACATGGCGCCGTACCAAATCCCCACTTCTGGGTCCATGCCGAGCTTATCGTTCCAGCGCGCGTCGAGTAAATCGGTCCAGTCCTTGGGCACCTGAGCGGCGGGCACCTGGCGCGTGCTATAGCCCAGCACGATCAGATTTGAATACATGGTCGCCCAATGTCCCTTGGGGTCATAGAAGCCTTCCAAGTACGCCTTGGTCTGCGAGCTTTGATAGCGCGCCAGCAGTCCCTTCTCCGCCAGCAAGGGTAAGTAGGCGAACGAGGTCACGTCGAACTGCGGCGTGCCAGATCTCGCTTCGGCAAAGATCCGGTTCATGATCCGCTCATTGCTGAGCCGATTGATCGCCACTTTCAGAAACGGATATTTTTTCTCGAAGGCATCGGCCAGCGGCTTGCTGCCGTTGACGTTCAACGCCGTATACCAACGCACCGTGCCGCGCTCGCGCCGCGCCTCGGCAATCAACGCGTCATCGGCGCGCACCGCCACCACCGCTTGACTGAAAGCGATGAGCGGTACCAGTAGGGCAATTTTCCAGTGCCCAATACCCCTAATCTCACTGTTCCGCACGGCAATCCACTCCAATTATTTTAGCAACGAGCGCTTGGCTCCTTCGTCAGGCGGCGATCAACACGCCGGCAACGCACCAATGACCAGAGCGTATCAACATTTGCTTCTTTGGCGCAAGACTAGAGAGCGCCAACCGGCGACGTCTCGGTTTCCTTGACAACCCCGCGCCGCGACAGGTATTACCTGGAAACAATCCGCTGCAATTGCGACCGGTCGCGCAACCGGTTCAATAACTATCGATCAAGAACAACCCCTGGGAGCCCTGCCATGCCCTACAGCACCGCCAACGGCCTAAAAATTTACTACGAAGTCTCCGGCGAAGGCATGCCCTTCGTCATGGTTCATGCCAATCCGTTCGACCACAATTTGTGGATGTACCAGATCGCCCACTTCTCGACTTACTTCAAAGTGATCGCCATCGATATCCGCGGCTACGGACGATCCGACAAGCCGGAAACGCCGTTCAGCCTCAAAGACATGGCCGACGACGTGCTCGGTGTTTGCCGCGATGAAGGCGTCAACGCAGCGATCCTCGGCGGCGTCAGCGTCGGCTCGGGCATGGCGATCTTGCTCGGCCTCGATCATCCGGAGATTTTCAAGGCGATCATCCTCGTCGGCGGCAGCAGCGGCCCCGGCGGTTCCATCGACGAACGCATTCACGGTTACACTAAGGTCGGCATCGAAAAATATCACATTCAACATCTGCGCGAATTGGTCGCGCCGGAATTTCCAGAAACTAAATTAGGAAAGTATTTGCTCAACACTTTCGTCGAACGCGATCCCTGGCTGTCGGGCGAATCCATCGGGCAGATTTTTCACGCCCGCGGCGGCCTCGACATGACGCCGCGTCTGGCAACGATGAAAGTGCCGACGCTAGTGATCAACGGCGAATACGATAACTCACTAGCCGGCGGCAAGAAAACTGCATCGCTAATTCCTGGCGCCGTGCACAAAGTCCTGCCAAAAACTGGCCACGCCTGCAACATCGAAGACCCCGCCACGTTCGATGAGTTCGTGATCGATTTCCTGCGCGCCAATAAGTTGATGCCAGCCAATCCGACGTAGGGGCAGGCCCCTGTGCCTGCCCTGGGTCCGGACGGGCAACCACGGGGGTTGCCCGTACCTCCGACGCCGGCACCATTCACAAATTCGATCTCGCTTCGCTCATCGAAGTGCAGAACCGGCATGGACATGCTATAGAAATTTCCATTCAGAACGAGAAAGAAAAATTCACATGGCGATCAATATTGAAAAACTCAAAAACATGGCGCCGCCCCAAGGCATGGAGTTTCACATCGCCAAAGTCGGCCATGTCGTCCTGCAAGTCGCCGATCTCGAACGGGCGACGGAGTTTTACACCAAAGTACTCGGCTTCAAAGTCTCCGACGTTTACCCCGACGAGATGATGCCCGGTGGTATGGTCTTTTTGCGTTGCAACAGCGATCATCATTGCCTCGCGCTGGTCGGTCAAGGCGATAGCAAAAACAATCACCGCGAGCTGCATCACCTCGCCTTCGAAGTGCCGACCCTCGGCGAAGTACTGCGCGCGCGCGACCGCTTGCGCCAATTCGGCGCGACCATCGACTTCGCAGGACGGCGCCGCGCCGGCTGCCAGATCGCCGTCGAGTTCTGCGACCCGGACAACAACTCGCTGGAAATCTACTGGGGCGTCGACCAAGTCGGCAGTGATGGGCGCGTGCGTCCGTCGAACGAATGGCACGGCGTAAAATCGTTGGACGAAGCGATCGTCAACCCCGTGCCCGGACAAGACACGCATATCCCTAAATGAATTCCTCTGTTCCATCGCTCGAAGATCTAATTAGCGACTCGAAACATGCACTTGTCATCGGCGTTGGCGGCGGCGGCGATGTCGTCGGGGCGCTGACCGCTGCGCGCTTTCTCGAATTCTGCGGCTTGCGCTTTACCGTCGGCGGCCTTTCTTGGGAACGCAACGTTTACGATCCGATTCCCGGCCCGCGCAAACCCAGCGAAACGAAAAACGTGCGGGTACTGCACGAGTTCGCTTGGATGGCCAATGCCAATAGCCAAACCAGCACCGGCGTGCCTTTCGCCGAAGCGAAGATGGCCGCGCTGCTCAAACGTGAAGTCCTACTCGTCGACATCAACGGCGGCGTCAAGGGCGTCGTCGACGGACTTGAAGTCGCGATGAAAGAATTGCAAACCGATCTGCTCGTCGGTCTCGATGTTGGAGGCGATTCATTGGCCGAGGGCCATGAGCCCGGCCTGCGCAGTCCGCTGGCGGATTCCATCATGATCGCCGCCTTTGCCGAATTGGCAGAGCGCGGCCATCGTACCATGTGGGGCGTGTTCGGCTACGGCAGCGACGGCGAATTGACCGTCGACGAAATTGAAACCGCCCTCAGCAAACTTGCCGCTGCCGACGGCCTGCTTGGCGCCTGGTCGCTGACAGCGAAAATCGCTAGAGAACTCGAAGAAGTAGTAAAAACCGTTCCGACCGAAGCGAGCGCACTTCCGATCGAATGTTTCCGCGGCGCCTGTGGCAACCGCGATATCCGGCGCGGCGAGCGCCATGTCAAACTCACGCCGCTCACGGCGCTGACATTTTTCATGTCAACCGGCAAACTTTATGATACCCTCGCCCGGCCCGCTCGAGCGCTACGTTCCAGCTCATCGTTAGACCAAGCCAATGACGCGCTCCACGCCCTCGGCATCGCCACCGAACTGGACTATGAACGAAAATTCTATCAGGCGGCAACTCTCAAGTGATTGAAAGATTCTTCGGCGAGCTGCAGCGCGACGCGATCATATTAATGATCTCCCGCGGCGTGCGCGCCTTCGCATTCTCCTACCTGGGCGTGATTTTCACGATTTATCTGAGTCAGCTTGGCTACTCGACCATGACGGTCGGTTTCGTCGTGACCACCGCTTTCGCCGCCAGCGCCGTTCTCACGGCGCTCTGGGGTTATTTGTCGGATCGCTACGGCCGCAAGAATATCTTGATCCTGCTCGCGGCGCTGACCATCGTTTCAAACCTCATCTATATTTTCTCTAGCCACTT from Deltaproteobacteria bacterium harbors:
- a CDS encoding alpha/beta hydrolase, with translation MPYSTANGLKIYYEVSGEGMPFVMVHANPFDHNLWMYQIAHFSTYFKVIAIDIRGYGRSDKPETPFSLKDMADDVLGVCRDEGVNAAILGGVSVGSGMAILLGLDHPEIFKAIILVGGSSGPGGSIDERIHGYTKVGIEKYHIQHLRELVAPEFPETKLGKYLLNTFVERDPWLSGESIGQIFHARGGLDMTPRLATMKVPTLVINGEYDNSLAGGKKTASLIPGAVHKVLPKTGHACNIEDPATFDEFVIDFLRANKLMPANPT
- a CDS encoding extracellular solute-binding protein, with product MEWIAVRNSEIRGIGHWKIALLVPLIAFSQAVVAVRADDALIAEARRERGTVRWYTALNVNGSKPLADAFEKKYPFLKVAINRLSNERIMNRIFAEARSGTPQFDVTSFAYLPLLAEKGLLARYQSSQTKAYLEGFYDPKGHWATMYSNLIVLGYSTRQVPAAQVPKDWTDLLDARWNDKLGMDPEVGIWYGAMLHFMGKERGEKFFHALAQQKIHWRRGHSLLAQLMTAGEFPLALVYGFNITQLQQSGAPVQWVTTAKPIVATTSGVGIAVKTDAPASSKLFVDFALSIEGQKTILETGRFSARKDLQTVGDLKAYAVPDAVVLNLDKYLQEFTQLFRPK
- a CDS encoding DUF1152 domain-containing protein, which produces MNSSVPSLEDLISDSKHALVIGVGGGGDVVGALTAARFLEFCGLRFTVGGLSWERNVYDPIPGPRKPSETKNVRVLHEFAWMANANSQTSTGVPFAEAKMAALLKREVLLVDINGGVKGVVDGLEVAMKELQTDLLVGLDVGGDSLAEGHEPGLRSPLADSIMIAAFAELAERGHRTMWGVFGYGSDGELTVDEIETALSKLAAADGLLGAWSLTAKIARELEEVVKTVPTEASALPIECFRGACGNRDIRRGERHVKLTPLTALTFFMSTGKLYDTLARPARALRSSSSLDQANDALHALGIATELDYERKFYQAATLK